From the genome of Vicia villosa cultivar HV-30 ecotype Madison, WI linkage group LG2, Vvil1.0, whole genome shotgun sequence, one region includes:
- the LOC131648663 gene encoding uncharacterized protein LOC131648663, with protein MEDNLAKSFWYSPEVGFSYSNSIGRSGGLLILWNDKVEVVNSFKGEGYLGIKAFWENNFYYVINVYSPCLLIKKIELWKKLLELKEAFKDGEWIMGGDFNAITNVRERKGRGMYVKKRDMELFSKFIDRSALVDIPCKGKKYSWFSRDGKSMSRIDRFIVSNEVVSRWEVMGQLIGDRDISDHCPIWILKDQRNWGPKPFKFNNEWFSFDSFIPFVEKE; from the coding sequence ATGGAAGATAATTTGGCCAAGTCATTTTGGTATTCTCCGGAGGTGGGATTTTCTTATTCAAATTCGATAGGTAGATCGGGAGGTTTGCTCATCTTATGGAATGACAAAGTTGAGGTTGTTAATAGTTTTAAAGGAGAGGGCTATTTAGGAATTAAAGCCTTTTGGGAGAATAACTTTTACTATGTGATTAATGTGTATTCGCCTTGTCTTTTGATTAAAAAGATTGAGTTATGGAAGAAGTTGCTTGAGTTAAAGGAGGCTTTTAAGGATGGGGAATGGATAATGGGTGGGGATTTCAACGCGATAACTAACGTTAGAGAAAGGAAGGGTCGAGGGATGTACGTGAAAAAAAGAGATATGGAACTTTTTTCGAAGTTTATTGATAGAAGTGCGTTGGTGGACATTCCTTGCAAAGGAAAAAAGTATTCTTGGTTTAGCAGGGACGGGAAGTCGATGAGTAGAATCGATCGCTTTATCGTCTCTAATGAAGTGGTGTCTAGATGGGAGGTTATGGGCCAACTCATTGGTGATAGGGATATTTCGGATCATTGTCCAATATGGATTTTGAAGGACCAAAGGAATTGGGGCCCAAAACCATTTAAattcaacaatgaatggtttAGCTTCGATTCTTTTATTCCTTTTGTGGAGAAAGAATGA